The genome window AAGGCACATTAAGTACATAAATATCCGATCAGTGCAAAACATGATTGATGATAACATAGCGACATAACAGATAATCGTCTTCCTTGTTCATTTTATCATGCAAATATGTAGCTTATTTTAGACGAAATATGTTGACACTCCAATTCAGCAAAACCATGGTGAAAGGCTGCATTCGTTAAATTATTGCCATGAAATGAAACTTAAGGATGCATTCACAGTTTTGAGGCATGGAGTTCTAAAGTATGACAAATCCATACTAATGCTAATGCCTTCCATTAAAAGGATTGTTGAGATGTTGGCCCTTGTGATCGACTTCATAAGACAACACAATAattctaacttgtcaaaatctTCACCATGGTTGTTGTTAAAAAATGGTCGGAATCTTGGGGAACTGTTACTATCATCCTAATGCTTTTGCCAACCATCctaatgtttttctctttttcctctcttAAGGTTGATTGATATGCTTTTGTTGCTTTACTACTGCAAACATTTGCTTGTATAATTAACTGATCAAGTTTGGATAGATATAGTATATTTTTTACTCTCTCGTGTAACAAAAATTAGGTATATAGAGTATAAAGATACTTCATAGTATGTTTatggtatttatttatttttatatttatttttcttgcaGATCTTGAAAGAAAATAAAGACAAAAAAGATGCAGAGTTCAATGAGAGATTTAAGCACAGTGAGTATTCTTAGTAGCAACCACAATTTGGGGATTGATCTAAGTGGCATTGTGTTGTCATGGTACTTATGTTCAGTATGTGTGTTCAGAAGAAAAAGAGCTGAACTATGTAGTATGTATTTCTTGTGATTTGAAGTACCTCTAATTATTTCAGATGCATTACCTTTGTTTTCTGAATTCAAGTTGCTCCGCTTTATTGTATTTTCTGTTAGAGTAGGTTTTTTGCTGTCTTGCTTTCTTAGACAAAATGATGTGCATATTCTGTTATCCTATGGTTTTATACATTATTGGTGCCAAGTTATGATATTTGTGTTTGTCATGTGTTTAGGACCACCCAAAGCACTGGATGAGGATGAGACAGAATTTCTAGACAAATTGGAGACTGTAAGCATTGCCTAAAGCCATTTAGTTATTGGGCATGACAGCATTTGAAGAACATGATCCTATTGGTTAAaagttgatgatttgtttttctgTCTTTGGATTTCAGTTGAGCTTTCTTAGTCAATGTTTCCATGGTTTATCTTTTTATCATTGCATATGATACTATCTGATTGTTGTTTATAGGCATGCCACTGTTGAAAAATATGTCATTGGGTGTTATTTGGTGATTATCTGAGCTGTGAATTAGTCTCAACATGCTGTCACCGGAACCACTTTTTTCAGAATTTTGATGCATTTTCATATTATGTGGTTCCAGTCTTAAGAGTATGCTTATTTCATTATTCTTTGCCATTCGTCATGTTGAGAGCTGTTACAATGTTTCTAAATCCTCTTCATTGGTTACTGTTCTGCCACTAGAAGCGATTTTTACTTAATGCAATCAAGATGATTCCTATGGTCTATGTTTCTTGATTCACTTCACATATTTCAGAAGCTGTATATACAGACATGTCTTCACATTTTTATATTATATGGCAGTAAGAGTTGATAGCTTTAGATATTTGATTTTCTAAGTGGAAAAACTACCGAAATTTTGCTTTATTGGTCTCATATAACATCTGGAGAAAATGGTGGCGTATATATGTGTTGGATGGTACCCATGTTACTGTAAGGTTGCCTAACTGCTTGTCTCCTTCACTCTCAGTCTAGGAGGGAGTACGAACAACAAGTGGCATTTGAAGACGCCCAACAACTTCGCAGTTTCCATGTATACATCTTGCCCTCACAagctgatttttttttgttgtacCATATACAGTGCTTATTGGTTGTATAATAGTTATCCtgtttctttgttcttttttacATTTAAAAGAAAACATTTGCAGCTAAAAGattttttgaaaattaaaaaaaaatgaaaaaaaaaactgcAATGCTCAAGATGATTAATCTCTTATGAATCTGGGCCATGGCGTATGTTGGTTGGATATTTATATCGTAATCCTTAAAGGTATAAGAGAGTGGAAATAGGATCACATTTATAATACTTGTACCTGTATTGTCAGTTTCTTCTGTGGTATTGACTAACTGTTGATAGGATTGATAATGGCTCTACTTTTAACTCGTAATGCTCTTTACATACATGGTGTATTCCTGCTGTGAATTAAATGAACCATAAGTTTTTATTATCCATCATTGCTAAAtttgtcttttcttttgaatttctAGGAAGCAGTGGCAGCTCAGTCCTCTATTGTTCATGAGCTCAAGGAAACAACACCTGTGACTAGGACTGAGGTTAGTGTTTGGTTATCTACAAGACACTTGCAATGTGTGTACATAGCAACATGCTACAGGAGGTTGGTTTGCAAATCAAACTTTGGATTGTCCTTTTCACTTGTCGCCTGTTTGTGCATGCCCTCCTCTCCTTCGCCATCTGAATCTGCATAATCATCTATCTCCTCATCCTCCTTCGGCACCGTTCACCATTTCATCTACCGTAATTGTTGCAGTTGCAAATGGTAGCTATAGATGTAGATATCTATACAACTGTTACTTGTAGCATGTGCTTTACTTGAAAGTGCTACTTGTAGGCATTTCCAATTATGGACAACCAAGTTCCTTCTGTCCCCCGAACTTTCCATCGTTTTCGCTTTCCTCCTTTAATATAGGTGACCTGATTCACAGGTACCTAAGCCTCTTCCTAAGAGGAATCAACAAGCACGCTCGGGAAACATAATTATAGCAGTGAAACCACAAGCAAAGAAAGCCAGGACTGAGGCGACCGTCCCTGATGGCTTCTCAGAGAGTAGCAAACCTCCAGATGGGCGACATGATGCAAAGCCACCACCTGATGTTGCTCCGAGTGCACTTGGGGGTTTGGTCTCCTACAGTGATGAAAGTGAAGAAGATGATTGATTGTTTCTATCTGTAACTCAGCACAGCCTGAATTGTTTATTGATCGTAGCAATTCTTGTTGCCGTCAACCTGCAGTCACTGGAAACCAATCCAAAGCATGTGGAAAACTTTGTAGGACATAGGATCTAGGATCGGTATTCCTGTAGCgaagtatatatatgtgtgaaatggtaaaaaaattgaaggaaaaaaaattatgttttcaaGGCAGAATGTTGATAATTTTAAATTGGGATCAATTGGAAGATTTGCCATATACAATCAGAGTAGAGCTTTTAGATTGACATATATATAATCCTCAGAAAAGAAGCTTTTTGTTTGGTTCATTCCTGTTGCACTCCAGCTTTGTATCATGCATAAACTCACAAAGGAAGTGAAGTGGGCAGTGTTGAAGTGGACATGCAAACAAGAAGTCCACTCATGCAAATTGCAGCGAAAGATAGGACAGCTCGAGAGGTTATTAATGACTGTAACAAGGGGTGTTGATGAATGATGACAAGGCAGGAAGACGATGAACAAGACCGCGGTGGACTGAGGTCAACACGTAAATCCACCCTCCTTTTGACTGCTTGGATTCACCCATCTGCACTGAAAGTTTCAGATCAGCTAATTGCCAAAAAGCAGCTCAACGAGTACAGGCATTTGCCGCCAGCTTTTGCTCACTCGTATGTGATAGTACTCGAGGAGATTCCACTGCACCATTGAGGACAAAGAAAACACTACAAATGAGGGATTCCAGTCGATGCCAGAGTCCTGTGTGTGCGTGCGATGACTGGTGTCACCATCATCCAGAAAACTATGTTCATCAAGTCCATTTGGAAATGCatcatttctatttttcttctttttttttttcctcaatcATGGGAGGCACTGGAATCAAGTTCAACTGCTGAAGTACCTGACAAAGAATTTTCTTGCAAGCTTCTGTAAGAGTTAGTGTTCAGGTTAGAGACCTACATGCTCTTCACTGTCATTGCTGAGGTCCCAAACAGAAAGGAATGCAATATATGTTCTTCCCTGTCAAAAGacaaagtagagagagagagagagagagagtttcctGTTCACTTTCAGTATGTGATAGACAAAATCAACACCTCATTGTGCTGTTTTGCTTCTTTAGCTGTTAAACCTGTGAACAATGTGGAAGTACAGACAAGCCTTGCAGCAGGGCATTACTGCTACACAGAGATATGTCTCATTTAACAGCCCTTGCGAATGTGTTCTTGTGTGAGATGATAGGATCACCAGGGAGACATGGTCCTCAAAAGAAGTGCAAAGTGGAGGGGCCATAAGAGAAGGGAATTTGTGTCACTTGGACTTGGACTATACATTCACATGGAGAAGGTATGCCACATATCATACACAAGTGACAAGGAGATGTGTTGGGGGCTGTCATTTCAGTGGCATTTCCATCTCCATGCAAAGAATGGAACCAACCCCCCAAGCTTTAGCTGTGGGATGAGACtagtcttctttttctctttggacaCCATGATTGCCTCTGTCACCAACCTCACTCATTCACTGCGGTTTGATAGGCATTGTAGATGGAACATACTTCTGTATTGTTGATGAGAAGAATTCTCCAAATCGAGATTCCCACCACACCCTGCAACATCATATCATCTACTGTGTGGAGGCAATAGAAGAAGCTCGCTCGCATGCATCAATGCATCCCTTCTTCGTGCATGCTCGGGAGAAGTACCGAGTGAGGGGTGGGAGACACGGCAAAAGCCTCAACGTGGGCTGCAGTTTGGACCCTCGCGTAAATGGAATGCGTGGGAAACTGttgtgtgcgcgcgcgcgcgcaACAGCAATCAACCTGGTAAAGGAGGCAGTAGGGAAGCCATGCACGAGGAGGAGACAGTGGCAGCTTTTGCTTTTGAATGCCTGCCTTCCCCGTTTCACTCTGAACCTGTGACTAGTGCTTTCACGCGGGTTTCTGACATCCTCTGCTGATGGCTTCTCCACCTGTTCTTGCCATGGCCGTGTATCTGGGCAGCGCTCGCGTTGGGGGAATCAACAAAAGCAATCGACCTATCTTCACCACAGTAATGGAAGCATGATTTATTCCTTGGTCTTTTCTGGTCCTTGTCACATTAGAGAGACAAAGGCATTTGGGACATCAATGCGTGGATGAGGATGAGGAAGATGGCATAACCCAGTCTTACAAGTTTCAGCTCCCCtgtactatcatgctccttttcgtGCAGATTAAGCAGAGATTTAGAAGCTTCCTATATAGTTTTCAGATGCCATGGCTCATTATCTTTCTTACTCCATGCCATTTCTGTGCCTGCTACTGTAGAAGTTCTCTCCTCTCATCATCAAATTGTGCCGAACGCACTTCCCAAGCATGTGATCCATCTGACACACCACCAAGTTCCATTGTCTTTTCCCAGAGTGAGACGTTGTTCCATTAACATGCATACTTTTCTCTCTCTATATTTACTCCTTGAACCATTCATTTCCTCATTGCGAACCATGAAATTAGACCATAAGATGTGGTGATGTATGTGCTGTCAGATTTTGCTCAAGAGCAGGTACAACTTGGATTGATCATAGTTTAAGATCCTGGAGCAGGTATAATTTAGATTGATGATGTTACTATTGTGATATGCTTTTTAGATAGAGATATTGCACCTAGATGTAGTGAGGGAGAATCTAGCTTTTGGTCTTTGTACATGTCATGCATATTCCCTGTGATGGTGAAAGACTCGGCTGTGATCCGCTTTTCCATTGAACAGGACACCTTTCTCTGTCAAAACCAAGTGGCAGGCATGGTTATGCTCCCCTCTTCCTTCAAGCTTTCACCCCTCCTTCCATTCTATCGAGGTTATGGCTCTCGACCTTACAGGTCTGAGAGAAGGCTGCCCATTGCCCTGAGCTTGAGCTAGCATTCAGAAGTGAGCAGAAGAGGAAGGCCATCGGTGAGTTCGTCCCCTCACTCTCTTAAGCTGAGCCACTGGGTGCTCTTTTGGTACAGTTCGATGAGAGCAAAGAAGTGCAGCACCTTGGTCTTTTGGTCGGCCTTCTTCTTGTTCTGGGCTGCTGGAACAGCTCTGCTCTCCCCAAAAGGTGTCAACTTTGAAGGTACTGCGTGTGTATTCTACCCCTCTTGGTTCcgattcttctcttcttcctgccTCCAGTGGGAGTGACCCATCTGAATCAGTTATGTTGTCATCCTGTTTCAGTGCAAGCTTTAATGGGTATAAAGGCCTCTCTCATGGATCCTCACAGTGTTCTTGAGAATTGGGACCAGGACTCTGTCGATCCATGCAGCTGGACTATGGTGACATGCTCACCTGAGAACTTGGTCGTTGGCCTGTAAGTCCCCCCACCACAAGTCCATTGATTCTCTCTCTCAGTGGCAAGCAAAGCATGCGTACTTGTTTGAGTTGTGTTCTCTTTCAGACTGTAGAACTAATTTTGGTCTATCAACACTTGTGGCAGAGCAACTCCAAGCCAGAATCTATCTGGTACACTTTCTCCAAGCATAGGGAACTTGACAAACCTTAAAATTCTGTGAGTTATATAAATTATTGGTGCTTTAATTCAAGAACAATTTTTCTCCTTTCCCTCTTGCTTGTGACCCTGAGTGATTGGGATTGTTTCTGTAGGTTCCTGCAGAACAATAACATGTCTGGCCCCATACCACCAGAAATTGGGAAGCTCTCCAAGCTTCAAACAATTGATCTGTCCAACAATTATTTTTCTGGTGAAATCCCTGACTCACTGGGCAATCTGAACAATCTTCAGTACATGTGAGCAGGGGTGTGAAAACAAGACTATTTTCAGGTTCTATGGCCTTGAAGTACTGTTTACTGACCGGTAATTTCTTTATCTGTTTGAGCTGAGAACAGGAGGCTTAATAACAACAGCCTTTCTGGAGCATTTCCTGAATCTTTGGCCGATCTTCCACAACTTGCTTTTCTGTAAGTTTGTTGATATGATCTTTCCAGGTTCTTTCTCTAGTTCATTGTTTGTGACCGATGTGGCTGCTGTGGTTTTCATGCTTCAGGGACTTGTCTTACAATAATCTGAGTGGCACTATACCTAAGATTCCGGCAAGAACGTTCAAGTGAGACATTCAATTTTCAGCTGCACCTCTGCACTAAGAACTCCCTTTTTCTTTCATAGGCACTGCCAACTTTTCTCCATTGCCGTTTAGGATTTTCGCAACCTGATTTATCATCAATGTCGGTGTTGTTCATCGGATCCTAAATGTGCTACATCAAAAGCATTAGTATTAAGCATAAATTATTTAAAGTGGCAATTCAAACAGCGGCTGAagtattttctttttagattCTTTTGTTTTTACAATCATTAAAGTTTTAGATAATGGAATTCAGATGCAAATTATCGTCAATTTACCTCTGCTAGGCTTAAGAGTTATTAAATTCAGCAGTTTGTGCTCTATTTTTTTTTGCCGTTTCTTGGCTTAACTATCTCTTTTCACGTTTCTGCAGCATTGTCGGAAATCCTTTACTTTGTCCATCAGCTTCGGAGCAAAAATGCTATGGAATGATGCCTATGCCAATGTCCTTCAACATTAACAGTTCTCAGAGTATTATTTTATCTGCAAATTTCTAGTTTAAAGTTAATTGACTTGTCTTATTACTCCCAATTATTTCTGCGGCCGCATGGGTCAGGATTTGAACGCTAAATTCCATATGACCATGGTGATATGTGCAATCTATTGCAATGGACTGTTCTCATAATTTTCAGATGGAAAAAAGAGTTTGTCTCATTTATTAAGTTATAACAATTTCCTGTTCATCTAAAAGCTTAAGCTTATGGGGTAATAAGTCACCCCAACGGGAATTTAAAATGGCTGGTGCACTAGAGATTATAGGACAGTGGTCTTCTGTTCCGGTTACCAATTCCGTACAGGTTTTCCTTGTTCTAATTTCATATCAATTAGGCCTTGCCATTAATCTATCAGGAAATGACTTTGGAGACTGGTTAACCTCATCATTCTTTCAAAATTCTGCATCTTTATACTGAGGTAGAGTTGAAGTAAGAGACGGAGGACTGCCACCACGGCCTTGCTAACTGTAATTCTTTTGATGGTTCCCgatactaaatgatcatttgcgtTCTTTGTAGTCCAGTAGCTAGAtgctaatttttttaatcttctaGCACCCATCTATGTCAATATAATGTCAATGAGATCAAAAATAAACTATATAGCTACATTTTTGTATTCGCAGTTCCGGACTGTTGTTGTGTGTGCAGAAGCTGGTATCTCATTGCCTAAAAAGTAATTTGATAAGATCTgtgagatgatttttttttaatattttcattcctaaATTTTCCAGATGAGTGTTATGCATAATGGCTCTCTGTTGTTACTATAAAACAATTTGTTTGGTGTTAGAACATGTCAGAATGACAAGATGTGCGCCGTTTTAATCTTTTATGCACTAAGCTGATCGATTATTTCTAAGCTTCATTCACCATTTGAGAATTTCAACCACTCCCCTCCCCACCCTCTTTTGAATTCATTGACTGATTTTGACTTTATGAAACCTCCTTGTTCTGTTGCTGATCGTAATTATTTTTCTCTCAAGATTCTCCAACCCTGATGAGGTCCAAAAGTCACAAACTGATTCTTGTATTTGGATCTACCTTTGGGAGCATCTGTTTAGTTAGTCTTGGCTTTGGACTTCTCCTCTGGTGGAAGCAAATGCGCGACCAACATATCTTCTTCGATGTCAATGGTAAATTGATCCCTTCTCCAGCTTCAAATCAGAGAATTTGAGCACAgtctcattgatcccttgctttcCTTCAGAATAAGTCATTAGTCTCTTACTTGTAGTAACAATCATACTGTTTTCAGACCAACACCACGAAGAAGTCAGCCTTGGCAATTTAAAGAGGTTTCAGTTCAGAGAGCTTCAGATTGCTACAAATAACTTCAGCAGCAAAAACATACTAGGACATGGTGGCTTTGGAAATGTGTACAGGGGCCAGCTGCAAGATGGAACCTTGGTAGCCATCAAAAGGCTCAAGGATGGAAATGCTGCAGGCGGCGAGATGCAATTCAAAACTGAAGTTGAAATGATAAGCTTGGCAGTGCACCGAAACCTCCTTAGATTGCTGGGGTTTTGCATGACTGCTACGGAGAGGCTTCTCATCTATCCATACATGTCAAATGGAAGTGTTGCCTCCCGACTCAAAGGTAAGTCCTAGTTTAAGCTTCCTACTTTTAGGACATGAACTCATCCATGGAAGTACAAAAGATATGCCTCCACTTGCTGATTGATATATGTTATGTTTGACCAAAACAACTACTGTAATTGTTGATTTGCGGATGTCATGCTTTATCTTTGATACACAACAGAAGCTTGTTCTTTTCTTCCTTGCTGTCTGTCGTGCAGCGAAACCAACATTAGATTGGAGTACCAGAAAACGAATAGCTTTGGGAGCTGCAAGGGGGCTTCTCTACCTGCACGAGCAATGCGACCCCAAGATCATCCACAGGGATGTAAAAGCTGCCAATATACTGCTCGACGACTACTGTGAGGCTGTCGTCGGAGACTTTGGACTAGCAAAGCTCCTAGATCACAGGGATTCACATGTCACTACAGCTGTGCGTGGAACTGTGGGACATATAGCTCCAGAGTATCTATCGACAGGCCAGTCTTCCGAGAAAACAGATGTATTTGGTTTTGGAATCCTCCTCCTTGAACTGATCACTGGTCTGAGAGCTGTAGAATTCGGGAAGGCAACAAACCAGAAAGGTGCCATTCTCGACTGGGTAAGGATGATACATGTCCACTGACACGTCCCTTTACCCCAGAATCACGTTCCAAAGGCATCAAAGCTTATAATTTTTGTCATTTGCTGATGCCAATTTTTCGGTGCCAGGTTAGAAAGATTCACCAAGAGAAGAGCCTGGACATGCTGGTGGACAGGGACCTAAAGAACAACTATGATCGGGTTGAGGTGGAAGAGATCATCCAGGTGGTGATCTTGTGCACCCAGTACCTTCCAGGCCACCGGCCCAAAATGTCTGAGGTGGTTCGCATGCTCGAAGGTGATGGCCTTGCAGAGAGATGGGAGGCCTCTCGGAGGATCGAAGCTCACAAGCTAAAGGTGCCTGAGATCTTCTCCGAACAGTACTCCGACATCACGGACGACTCCTCATTGCTGATCGATGCAATAGAGCTTTCGGGACCAAGGtgactgatgatgatgatgatgatcgaaACAAGCATAATTAGCATGTTATATGAGGAGCTTGTACAGATAGTATCAGAGTGTTTGGTTGAATTAAATGTTTTTGAGTGTTAAGAATGATTTAGGGAGTTGTCTGCTATTGTAGGGAAATAGATGGAGCTCTTACCATGTGCTGTGACAGGTTCATATTCAACAGATGATATAATTCAGTCATAAGATTGTAAATTGCAGTTCTCTTGAGTGGTCAATCTGACCCTTCTCTTCCTTActgtaactttctttttaggctgatACAAAGTCTGAAACATCAATTCTGTATAGTTTCTTTGATAAGAGTATTATGAACAGAGTACTTTACTTCAAAGTGCAATTAAACCAACACAAATCTACAAGGGAACACTGTCTTCTCTATCTATTATCtccctttctctttctttctgtgGCTATTTTGTATCATAAGGGAGATGTTGATGATGAACAGAAATATGCCaatgaaaaaagaaagagaacatGATGTCAGGAGAAAGGAATGCTATGCCAATTGGAAGGATAAATAACTAAAACAATGTTGCCACAAGACAGCAAAATACTGTTGCCAATTCAACATCTCTTGCCATCACAAATAGCCACATTAATATTTTGAGTGACAGGAAGAACAGAACAAAGGGACATGGATGAACATATGGCACAACTCACCATTCCTAATTATTTGCTTAGCACTGAGCATCTGATGCATCGTAGGAACGAGTGGCCCATCCAATCATCAACCCATCTCTCTCATAGCTTCATGATGAGATGCCTTAGCCATTTCATTTAAAAAGCCTTGGGAACATATCCTCAAACTTGGGGTGAATATGTTCCATCTCTCTGCACTGCCGGTTTGATTTGTTTTGTTTGGCAGATCGATTTATTCTCATTCTAATTATGTAGTCAGTGCAAAGGAAACAATGAAAACAGGTTCTCCCACAGTTCTCCATCGGTGTCTCTGCCCACTAGCTTTCTAAAGTAGAAAGATACTCCACCTTTCTTCGATTGCTGGGAGGCGCGCGGCGCACTGGAGGCGTTCGGTGGGCTCGGTGATTTCCATGTGCTGGCATGAAGAAGACGGTAGAAATGGAGCTCCACATTGGCTGTTGGTGTGCATTGTTCCTTATACTTTCTTGGTTTTTGGGGTGCACAGCATTTGACATCATGGCTTCCACCATGCAAATCTTAACATCAACtatggttctctctctctctctctctgcatctgTTGATGCTTTACAGAGCATGCATCATAACATCAATTCAAGTCTCCTACTCCAAATTTCCTTCTTTATGTTCAGCATCGGCTTCAAATCTTTGACTTTGGTTGTTGGATGTGGTGGCTCAAAGATGTGAAGTGGGGTTGGTGACGATGTTTCCAGGATGCGGCAACAAGAGGATGTTCTCAGGTTGCCTGTGGTATCATTTGGCTTGGGTGCACGAACATACAAATATTGCTTTTGTCCTTGTTTGTCCAAGGAACAGGAGGCATGCATTCTTCTGGAGGTAGTCTTCATGGGTTACACTGTGTTCTTGGAAGTGATCATGTGGAAAAGGTTGTACGCGGAAGCATCGTCTGCAGGCAGTGGATTCCACGGAGGAGCTGATTGAGATGCATAATAATGGAGGGGGAAAGTCATCTCTTTGACACTCGAGCAAAAGATGATGGTGGAGAAAGTTTCTCTTTCCTGTCCATAATACACAATCCCTTTGTCATCAGCCACccgaaaaatgaaagaaaaagattCAGAAAGCAATTACTTTGTAGATCTCTTGTCGTATTAAGATGATTACAAGAACAGAAAC of Musa acuminata AAA Group cultivar baxijiao chromosome BXJ1-7, Cavendish_Baxijiao_AAA, whole genome shotgun sequence contains these proteins:
- the LOC135678361 gene encoding protein NSP-INTERACTING KINASE 1-like isoform X1, whose translation is MRAKKCSTLVFWSAFFLFWAAGTALLSPKGVNFEVQALMGIKASLMDPHSVLENWDQDSVDPCSWTMVTCSPENLVVGLATPSQNLSGTLSPSIGNLTNLKILFLQNNNMSGPIPPEIGKLSKLQTIDLSNNYFSGEIPDSLGNLNNLQYMRLNNNSLSGAFPESLADLPQLAFLDLSYNNLSGTIPKIPARTFNIVGNPLLCPSASEQKCYGMMPMPMSFNINSSQNSPTLMRSKSHKLILVFGSTFGSICLVSLGFGLLLWWKQMRDQHIFFDVNDQHHEEVSLGNLKRFQFRELQIATNNFSSKNILGHGGFGNVYRGQLQDGTLVAIKRLKDGNAAGGEMQFKTEVEMISLAVHRNLLRLLGFCMTATERLLIYPYMSNGSVASRLKAKPTLDWSTRKRIALGAARGLLYLHEQCDPKIIHRDVKAANILLDDYCEAVVGDFGLAKLLDHRDSHVTTAVRGTVGHIAPEYLSTGQSSEKTDVFGFGILLLELITGLRAVEFGKATNQKGAILDWVRKIHQEKSLDMLVDRDLKNNYDRVEVEEIIQVVILCTQYLPGHRPKMSEVVRMLEGDGLAERWEASRRIEAHKLKVPEIFSEQYSDITDDSSLLIDAIELSGPR
- the LOC135678362 gene encoding uncharacterized protein LOC135678362; the encoded protein is MEDEPPAPPLRLVNFVSEEQLVHAKRTRGERVEDGTAQRDRPLYEILKENKDKKDAEFNERFKHRPPKALDEDETEFLDKLETSRREYEQQVAFEDAQQLRSFHEAVAAQSSIVHELKETTPVTRTEVPKPLPKRNQQARSGNIIIAVKPQAKKARTEATVPDGFSESSKPPDGRHDAKPPPDVAPSALGGLVSYSDESEEDD
- the LOC135678361 gene encoding protein NSP-INTERACTING KINASE 1-like isoform X2 yields the protein MGIKASLMDPHSVLENWDQDSVDPCSWTMVTCSPENLVVGLATPSQNLSGTLSPSIGNLTNLKILFLQNNNMSGPIPPEIGKLSKLQTIDLSNNYFSGEIPDSLGNLNNLQYMRLNNNSLSGAFPESLADLPQLAFLDLSYNNLSGTIPKIPARTFNIVGNPLLCPSASEQKCYGMMPMPMSFNINSSQNSPTLMRSKSHKLILVFGSTFGSICLVSLGFGLLLWWKQMRDQHIFFDVNDQHHEEVSLGNLKRFQFRELQIATNNFSSKNILGHGGFGNVYRGQLQDGTLVAIKRLKDGNAAGGEMQFKTEVEMISLAVHRNLLRLLGFCMTATERLLIYPYMSNGSVASRLKAKPTLDWSTRKRIALGAARGLLYLHEQCDPKIIHRDVKAANILLDDYCEAVVGDFGLAKLLDHRDSHVTTAVRGTVGHIAPEYLSTGQSSEKTDVFGFGILLLELITGLRAVEFGKATNQKGAILDWVRKIHQEKSLDMLVDRDLKNNYDRVEVEEIIQVVILCTQYLPGHRPKMSEVVRMLEGDGLAERWEASRRIEAHKLKVPEIFSEQYSDITDDSSLLIDAIELSGPR